Within the Streptomyces sp. NBC_00353 genome, the region CGTGTCTCCACCGCCAGCCTGACGAGCGTGCGTCCGCCGCCTGGGTGACCGACATCAATGGCCTGAAGGTGACGAGCACTCCTTGCGGGCCAGGGGCCAGCCCGAACACCGAAATGAAGCGCACACAGGTGCCCCTCACCGGCGGGAGGCGAGCAACTGGGGTGAGAAGTCTTCGCTGCCCGCCCGGTACAACCGGCCGGACACCATCGTCGACGCCACCGAGACCGATTCACTGGACGCCGTACCGCAATGTTTGACTCCCTGCGGCAGACGCGCCGCCCGAAGTGCGCCCCGACCTGCACGAGTAAGCCCCACGTCCAGCGGAATCTACGGGCTCTGGCCTGCGGTGAAGTCCCGCTCACTCACCAGGGCTTGAGCCAGCTCACCCCTTGGCGTTCAGTGGCCTACCTGCGTGATCTGCTCATCCAGGCCGGAGTCCTGCCACCGGCCGACCGGCACCTGCTGCTGTTCCAGCGATGGCTCGCTGAGAAGCTGCCCGCCATCGCTGACGCCGGGCACCGGCAGATGCTGGAGCTTTTCGCCACCAGTCGCTGTGCGGACAAAGCACGTGGCTTTCGGCAGGTGAGAGCAGACGACTCCTGGCGAGGCTGGCAGCGTGGGTGGGGGAACATTGCCTACTGTCCCGAGCCGACGATCCATCCCGACGAGCCGCTGCCCGTGGTCGTCGAGCGGGTGCTCCGTTCGTCGGTCCCGCCCGATGAAGCTCCTGCGCTGACGTGCCGTGTATGCGGAGACCGGGACAACACCAGCGTCTGGCACGACGGTGTCTACCGGATCCATCAGCTGTGCAGGGAATGCGGGGTCAGCCTCGCGGTGCAGCGGGCCGACGCGCCCGACCCGCTGTTGGCGGCCGACCACGCCCGGCAGTGAAGGGAGATCCGGAGGCTGCGCAATGAATCTCCTCGCAGTTGCCCAAGCTGAGTTTCGGCACACAGGGGTCGGCATCACGGTGGGATGAGGATCCGCGCTCGGCGGAGTGCGAAGGATGCGCGGCCGCACACACTCCGTCTGAGGAGCTTGATTCGGCAGACATGGCCCTCGACCACGCCGGAGCTGTAGGACAAGGTGAGTCCGGCGGTGACTGCATCGAAGTCCTGGCGGAGGAAGTTGGCGAGGGAGCGGATCGGCCTCAAGTCGCAGCCCTCGGCCTGCCGAATCCACTCACCCAGCAGGTGGCCGCGACGGTGACGGACCAGGTCGGCGAAGGCACGGGCCAGGTCGCAGGCGTTGGTGATGTCTGGGCAGCCAGGTGCCCGCGAGACCGCCCGATGCTACTTCATCGAAAACCCTCGAGACGGTTGCGAAGCGGGCGCTCGATAGTCTCCGAGATCCAGCCCGCAGCCAGTCCTGCGGCCAGCCACGGGGGACGGAACATTCATGCCGTTCGGTGACTTCGATGCATGGCGGCGAGAACTTTTGTGGACGGGAGATCTCGTTCAAGACGGTGACAACCTCACCCTCGCCGGATAGACGAGCCGCCCGCACGACGGCCAACGACTCCTGAGCAGCTCGGAAATCATTTACGGGACAGCCTTAGGTCGGCTCGAACCGTGCTCCTAACGATCACCCCGGGTCAGGCCCCCCACCAAGCCCTCAGCCCGGCCAATGCACCTCGGGGCGGCCCGCACGGGCGGGGTACTGGGGCCAATCGGCCCGGCCGCTTACCCGCTCAGCCCCTGTGGCCCACGGAGCACGCGCCGGACACTGAAGAGGAAGCGTTCGGAAGGAGATCTTGCGATGACCGGCATCCAGGAAGCCCCCGTGCACGCACTGCTGGGCGACGGCACCACCGTGCGGATACGCCAGGCGGGGTCGGCGGACCGCGAAGAAGTGCTACGGCTGTACCGGGAGATGTCGCCGGAGAATCTGCGGCTGCGGTTCTTCTCCGCCAACCCCGCCTCCGCAGGGAAGGCCGCCGACCGCGTGGCAGCGGGCGAGCGGCCTGGCTACCGTGCGCTGGCCGCTGAATACGCGGGACATCTGGTGGGCCTGGCGGAATACGAGGTCCTGCCACCAGGAAGCACCGCCGAGATCTCGGTGGCCGTCGCCGATGGGTGGCACCGCCGGGGTGTGGCCACGCTGTTGCTGGAACACCTGGCGGACGCGGGCCGTACAGCAGGGGTGACGGCGTTCAGCGCGGATGCCCTGGCCGAGAATCACGACGTGCTGAAGGTCTTCCACGACCTGGGGCTGCGCGTCACCAGTCACTTCGACGGTCCTGAGGTGCACTGCACGGTCGAACTCACCGAGGACAACGCCTATTTGAATGCCGTCGAGATCCGGGGGCGGGTCGCCGACGTCGTCAGCCTGCGGCCGCTGCTGCGGCCGAGGGCCGTCGTGGTGATCGGTGCGGGACGCAAGCCCGGCTCCGTAGGGCGGGCGATCCTGCGGAACATCCGCACCAGCTCCTACACCGGGCTGGTCTACGCCGTCCACCCCGAAGCGGGCGCGATCGCCGGAGTACACGCCTACCGCTTCGTCGCCGATCTGCCGCAGGTACCTGACCTCGCCGTGATCGCCATACCGGCCGCGTCCGTCGACGGGGTGGCAGAGGAGTGCGGGACGGCTGGTGTGCGAGCCTTGCTCGTGGTCTCTGCCGGACTGAACACGCACCAGGCCGCGGGCCTGATGGGCTCGTGCCGGCGCCACGGTATGCGGCTGGTCGGTCCCAACTGCCTAGGGCTCGCCAACACGGAGGACCGCGTACGTCTCGACGCGACCTTCGCTGCCCGCCATCCCGGACCGGGAACCGCTGGAGTCGCCGTGCAATCAGGCGGTGTCGGCATCGCGCTGCTGGACGGCCTCGCCCGGCTCGGCATCGGCGTGTCCAGCTTCGTCTCGCTCGGCGACAAGTACGACGTCAGCGGTAACGACATGCTCCAGTGGTGGGAAAGCGACGGGCACACGGACCTGGCGCTGCTGCACCTGGAGTCCTTCGGCAACCCGCGCGCCTTCTCGCGCACCGCCCGCCGGGTGGCCCGGGTAATGCCGGTACTCACCGTGGACGCCGGCCGATCCGAAGCCGGAAGGCGCGCCGCGGCCTCCCATACCGCGGCGGCGGCCACCCCGACCATGACCCGGCAGGCCCTGTTCACCCAGGCCGGTATCACTGCCACCCGCACCATCGGCGAACTCCTGGACACCGCTGCCCTGCTGCATGCGCAGCCCCTGCCCGCAGGTACCAAGGTCGTTGTCGTGAGCAACGCGGGCGGGGCGGGAGTCCTGGCCGCGGACGCGTGCACGGATGCCGGACTCTCCGTCCCGGCGCTCGGCGCCGACCTAGTGGACGAGCTTCTTGGCCTGCTGCCGGATGGTGCCACCGCCACCAATCCTGTGGACGTCACTGCGGCGGTCGGCGAAGAGCAACTGCGGTCGTGCGTCGGCCTTCTGGCCCGGCACGGTGCCGTGGACGCCGTGCTCGTCACGCTGGTCCCTACTGCTGTCGCCGCGGCCACCGGCGAGGATCTGGTGCGCGCCCTGACATCGGGCCCAGAGCAGCTCCCCCGTCCGGTCCTCGCGGTCCTGCCCGCCCAGGCGGCCCGTGTCGAGCTTCTGCCGGCCGCCGACGAGACCACCGTCCCTGCGTACTCGGACGCTGAGGACGCCGCCCGTGCCCTCGCCCACACCGCTGCCCGCGCCGACTGGCTCTCCCGGCCACCGAGTTCAGTACCGGATTTGCCGAACGTGGAGACCGGTCGCGCGCGAGATCTCGTTGCCGCATATCTGGACGGCAATCCAGAGGGTGGCTGGCTGGATCCGCAGGCGATCGCGGCGCTTCTCTCCTGCTACGGCATCCCGCAGATCCCCTGGGCGTGGGCGCGGGACGAGGACGAGGCCGTTGCCGCGGCCGAGCCGCTCGCGGGGCCTGAGGGGCGGGTCGTGATGAAGGCCTACTGGCCAGGGTTGCTGCACAAGAGCGAGCAGCACGCCCTCCACCTGGACCTGCACAACGCCTCCCAGATCAGAGCCGCTCACCGTGATCTGGTCACCCGGTTCGGTGACAGGATGACCGGGGTGGTCATCCAGCCACTCGCCGAACGCGGCACCGAACTGTTCGCCGGGGTCGTCCAGGATGAGGTCTTCGGACCGCTCGTGGTGTTCGGGCTGGGCGGTACGGCGACCGAACTGCTTGCCGACCATGCGGCCCGGCTGGCCCCGCTGACCGAGCTCGACGTGAACGACCTGCTGACCTCGCCGCGCTGCTCCCCCCTGCTGTTCGGCTACGCCGGCCGTCCCGCCGCCGACCTCGGTGCTCTGGAGCAGCTGCTGCATCGGCTGTCGCGAATGGCCTCGGATCTACCCCAGCTGGCCGACGCCGACCTCAACCCAGTGCTCGCCGGGCCGCACGGGATCACGACGCTCGACGCCCGCATCCGGCTCGTCCCGCGCCACGCCCACGACCCGTATCTGCGTCGGCTGCGCTGACCCCGTCCCCACAGATCGAGGGAGACCAGCCATGAACCCACGAAGATCGGCGTCGTCATACGCGCCGTAGCGAGCGAACGGGCCTGATCCATCGGTGCGCTGGCAGGGCCGGACGATGTCAGTTGCTGACCAAGGTTCGTTTGGGGGCCGGGAGTCCCGAGACCGGCGCGTTGGCCCGAGCGGAATCAGGGTTTCACCCAGTGCGGCGGCACGCCGCGCGTGGCACGTTGGATACAGCAACATAGTGAGGAAACGGCGGCGATCATGCGAGCTCACCTAGGCGATCAACTTGTGGTCGAGAGCCCAGCCACCGGCGCCACCAGGCGCGACGGCGAGATTGTCGGACTCCACCACGAGGACGGAACCCCTCCATACGACGTGCGCTGGTCGGATACGGACGCGGTGACTCTCGTTTTCCCCGGGCCCGACGCGCATGTCCATCACGTCGAACACGGGCCCGAGAGAGACCACGAGCTTTACCGACCGGGCATGGATGAGGCGGGTGCCGAGTCCGCCAGGACCCCGCTTGGCAGGGCACCCGACCCTGGCGACATCGGTCGGCGCGTGGCGTTCGAACGCAAGCGCCAGGGGCTCACCCGGGCAGAAGCAGCCCGCCTCGCCGGAATGGCGCCGGCCTACCTGGCGTATCTCGAAGAACGGCCGGCCGACCCGAGTGTGGCGAGTCTCATCAGACTGGCCGGCGCGCTGGGCACGAGCGTCGCAGTCCTGCGCGGAGGCGGTATCGACCACCCGCCAGGCCAAGGTCGCGCGCTCGTGCATCCCCGGCTGCGGGACCTCGGCCCCGACGAGTGCCGCGCCCGGCTTGCCACGCATGGCGTGGGGCGAGTCGCGGTGTCGACACCCGATGGCCCAGCCGTCATCCCGGTGAACTACGAGGTCATCGATGACGCGATCGTTTTCCGGACCGCGCCCGACTCGGTGCCCGCAGCGGCTGTGGGAACGGATGTCGCATTCGAGGTCGACCATGTGGATGAGGCCATGAGTCAGGGCTGGAGCGTTCTCGTAGTCGGCCCTGCACGGGTTGTTACGGAACCCGACGCGGTGCGACGGCTAGCCGTTCGCGCCCATTCCAAGCCTTGGGCAGGGGGCGAACGCGAGATGTGGGTGTCGATCCGGCCCACGCGCCTCACGGGCCGTCGCATCAGTCCTGCCGATCAATGAGGGCCACGGACTGCGGCTCGCCCCGCGCGCATTCCACGACCGTAAAGATCTGACCGTCACGGCAAGGTAAGTCCAGGAATGCGGCTCCTCCCCGTCTGTGGCGATCACGGCGGTCCTAGATGCGATTGGTCGGCAAAGGCATCCGCAGGGGTCATTCGTGTTTCGCGGAAGGCGGGGAAGCGCGCAGGGTCGTCAGGCGCCGCCGGTACTCCTCCTCGTCGATCTCGCCGCGGGCGAACCGCTCGGCGAGCAGCTGCTCGGGCGCGGGCCCTGCCTGGACGTGGGTGTGGGGGTGCTCAGGGGTGCGGCCCAAGGCCCGGAAGATGAGCACGCCGATACCGACGATCACCACCCAGAACAGGACCATGCTCACTGACATCGCGAACCAGCCCCAGCCACCACCGTGGCCGTACCAAAACATCGCGTTTCACTTCCCGGTTGTTGCCGGGGGCCGCGAGCGCGGAGCCCGCTGTCCTGCCACGTTCTCTGTCACTGTCACTACCACGGTCCCTCGGCCCTGACCGCCGGTGTAGGGCCGGATGGTCCCCGGTTGCTGGACAGTCAGCCGCGTGCTCGCAGGACGGCCCACAGGGCGTGCCGGACGGACCCGTCCGGCACGCCCTGTGGGCCAGTAGGCCCAAGCCCGGGACAGCTCACACGGCGCAGTATGGAGGCCGGGGCAATTCGAGAAGGATCGTTGCCGCGCCGAATCCGGGAGTCGTTCGTGCTTCGCCGTCGTGGGAACCCGGCGTGCCGACGGCGGTCGACGACGGCCGCGCCCTCGGCAGGCTGGACCATTCAGCGGAAGGAAGTCTTGGCCATGACCCTGCACACCAGCACCGAGAAGCCACGCAGCAAGCAGTGGAGCGTGCGCCTGGACCTCTTCGAGGAGGGTGACCTCACCAAGGTTCACGCTGTCCTCGACACCGGTGACACCACCCTTCAGAGTCGCACCTCCGCCCAGCGCAACCCTAACGACACTCCCATTCCCGAGATCGGCGACGAGTTCGCCGTCGGCCGGGCCCTGATCGACCTCGGCAACCAGCTGCTCAGCGCCGGAAGAACCGACGCCGCGTCGGGTGACCTTGCCGCGCCCGGTTGAATGGGCGTCGCGTCGAGGGCAGCCGCCCCGGCTGGTGGACAGAAGAGATCCGCCACTGCACAACGTCGGCCGTGGCGCTTCCGCCCGATGTCCGACGAGCTCGGGATGCATCTGTACGCGGCCCCGATGCGTGCCGTACGGCATTGCCCTGCTGTCTGCCCAGTTCGCGGGTGCGGCTGACCTGGGGCGGCTGTTGCTGTACGGCCCAGCGAGCTACGTCGACGAGGCGACCTACGTTGGGCCAGTAAGTTGGCATGCCGATTCACGCACCTCCCTTGTTCGGCTTTCAGGTCCGCTCGACGGTGAGATTGAGGAAGTGGGCCGAGCATGAGATGCACGGGTCGTGATTGCGGACCGCCCGTTCACACAGGGCGGTCAGTTCCGCGTCGGTGGGATCGCCGTCTCCCAGGCGTTCCTGCACGATTCGGCGGAGGTCCTCCTCGACCGCACCCAGGTTCTGCGCGGTCGGCGGGACAAGGCTGGCGTCGGTGACGGTCCCTTCGGAATCGAGGGTGTACCGGTGGTACAAGAGACCGCGCGGCGCCTCAGTCGCTCCATGCCCGGTACCGGCTCGTGAGGGCACGCCGACGTAGGGGTGCGGCGGGGGTTCGTAGGCGTCGATGATCCGCAGTGCCTCGTCGACCGCGTAGAGCACCTCAACCGCTCGGACGATGATACTGCGGAAGGGGTTTCGACAGACGGTGCCCTGCCGGGGGTCGCCGAGTCCGGCGTCGTGGGCGGCCTGGAGGGCGATCGGGGACAGCCAGCGGCCGCTGATGGCGTACCGGGCGAGTGAGCCGGTGAGATGGCGGCGGTTGTCCAGCAGGGAGTGGAGGGCGGTGGAGTGAGGTACCTGGCTCTCGGCGACGTGGGCGCCGAAATCGTGGACCTCAAAGGTACGGGTGGGCAGCGCGCGGTCGGATTCGGGGGTAAGACAGGCGGAGTGCGGCGCGGGCATGACGGTCGGGGTACCGGACTCGATGGCGTAGGTGCCGGGCTCGGACAGTGCGAACAGGTCGTTGTCACAACCGGCGTCAGGGAACTCGAAGCCGGCCACCCAACGGACGGTTTGGGCCGCGTCGTCCCGGGCCCGGCGCAACCGATCGGCCAGCGGGCGCAGTTCGGTCGTGGTCGGGATGCGGTGGAAGCCACCGAGGCGGACATTGACCGGGTGGATCGCCCGGCCGCCCAGCAGTTCCAGGATCGCGTTGCCGGCCTGCTTGAGCCGAAGGCCGCGTTCAATGTCGGCGCGCCGGCTGCGTGCAAGGTCGATGGCGCTGTCGCAGCCGAAGAAGTCGGGCGCGTGGAGAAGGTAGATGTGCAGCGTCTGGCTCTCGATCCATTCACCGCAGTAGAGCAGCCGGCGCAGCGCCGCCAGCTGCCCGTCCACGACGACGCCACAGGCGTCCTCGATCGCTCGGCAGGCGCTCATCTGGTACGCGACCGGGCAGATCCCGCACACCCGGGAGGTGATGTCGGGCGGCTCGGCGTAGGAGCGTCCGCGCAGGAACGCCTCGAAGAAGCGTGGCGGTTCGTAGATCGCCAGCCGGGCCTCTGCAACCCTGCCGCCGTCCATGCGCAGATACAGTGCGCCCTCACCCTCGACGCGGGCGAGCGATCCGACTTTCAACACTCTTGAGCCGCGGTGGGTCACTCTTCCAGTTCCTTCCGGGAGGCCGTGTCGAACTCAGGAGCGGCGGTATTGAAGGTTCGCAGCACCCGCACCACGTCGAGAGTGTCCATGCCATCGCGGCGCAGGAGGGGAATGAACGAGGGGAAGTTGGTCGAGTTGGACGGGCCGAAGCAGCCGTAACAGCCGCGCCCGTACGCGGGGCAGATCGCACCGCATCCGGCGTGGGTGACCGGACCCAGGCAGGGTGTACCGTGGGCGACCGTCACACAGACCGTGCCGCGCTGCTTGCACTCGAAGCAGACGCTGTGCGCGGGTACGTCGGGTCTGCGTTCGGCCAGGTAGGCGGTGATGACCTCCACCAGTTGTCCTCGGTCGATGGGGCAGCCGCGCAGTTCGAAGTCCACCGGGACATGGGCGCTGATGGGTGTGGAGGTGGCGAGGGTCTCGATGTAGTCCGGTCTGGCATAGACGGCAGCCTGGAAGTCAGCGACGTCCGCGTAGTTGCGCAGCGCCTGGACGCCACCTGCGGTCGCGCACGCCCCGATGGTCACCAACCGCTTGGAGACGGCCCGGATGTGCTGGGCCCGGTCGACGTCCTGCTGGGTGGTCACCGATCCCTCGATCAGCGACAGGTCGTACGGGCCCGGCGCGTCGGCGCTGGAAGCCTCCAGGAAGTGTGAGATCTCCACCCTCTCGGCGATGCCGAGGAGTTCGTCCTCGCAGTCCAGCAAAGTGAGTTGGCATCCGTCGCAGGAGGCGAACTTCCAGACGGCGAGTTTCGGACGATCGCTCGCGGTCATGTCACAACTCCCTGACCATGAGGAGGGGTTGGGCCTTGCTCCAGCTGACGACGGGGCCGTCGCGGCAGAGCAGGAGGGGGCCGAGCTGGCAGTGCCCGCAGTGGCCAGTGGCACAGTGCACATTGCGTTCCAGCGAGACCTGAATCAGCTCCGGATCGACGCCGCGGTGCACCAGTTCGCCGGCGGTGGCGCGAATCATCGGCTCGGGGCCGCAGATGAACGCCGCCGACGCTGCGGGACCGAAGGCGGCCCGGTCGAGCAGGGTCGTGACGACGCCGACCTCGCCCTGCCACAGCGGGTCCGCGCGGTCCACGGTGGTCAAGACCCGGGCAGCCGACTGCCAGCCGCGAACGTCCTCGGTGTAGAGCAGCTCGTGAGGCGTGCGCGCTCCGATGAGGACGTTCAGCCGTCCGTAGCACTCGGCGGTGGCGAGCGCGTCGCGTACGAGCGGGCGCAGCGGCGCCAGACCGATACCTCCAGCTACGACGAGCAGGTCGTTCCCAACTGCGGCGGGTAGTTCCCAACCGGTGCCGAACGGTCCGCGCACTCCGACCGTGTCACCACGCCGCAGCCTGTGCAGCGCGCCGGAGACCGCTCCGACCGTGCGGACGGTGTGCGTCAGCCGGTGCCCGTCGATCCCGGAGACCGACAACGGGATGTCGCCGACACCGAAGGCGTACACCATCGCAAACTGCCCAGGAGTGAAGGGCTGCAGGGTCGAGCGGACCGGTTCCAGGACGATCGTGGCGGTGTCGGGCGTCTCGGCCTCACGTTCCACCACCCGGTACGGAACAGGGACGGTTCCCGGCCGAGGAGTCAATGTTGCGTATGCCATGATCACGACTCACCGGCGTCGGGGGGACCGTACAGGTCGAGCAGGCGGAATCGGGTGGCCTTCAGCCGCCGTGCGATCACCTGCGCAACGCAGTTGGTCAACGCCAAGCCGAACGACGGATCCTCCTCGCACGCGGCTCGGACCCGCTCCGCGTCGAACTCTGACGCCGACACTGCGCTGCGGGCCTGCGCGCCGAGGTGCCAGCGGTACGGCTCGAACAGCCAGGACCAGCCCAGCAGATCGCCTTCACCAAGGGTCTCCAGGACTGCTTCGCGCCGGGCCGGAACGTGAACGTCGAGCGCAACGAGCCCGGAATGGATGATCCAGAACCGGTCGGCGACACCGTCCTCGTCGAAGATGCGGGTGCCGCCGGGGAAGGAAACATCGTGGGCGAACGTGACCAGCCGCTCGCGGTGGCCGGGCGACAGAGCCCCGAGAAACCCGTGGCGAACAACGGTCATTGCGGACCCTCCCTCGGCTCCTGCCGGGCGGCCTCCCGTTCCAGGTTCAGCGCATGGGCCTCCTCGGTGATGTCGATTCCGACCGGGCACCACACGATGCAGCGCCCACAGCCGACGCACCCGGAGCTGTCGAACTGGTCGTACCAAGTGCCGAGTTTGTGGGTGGCCCACTGCCGGTAGCGGCTACGCGAGGAGTTGCGGACCGGACCCGCCTGCAGGTGGGAGAAATCCAGGTCGAAGCAGGACTCCCAGCGCCGCCACCGCTCGGCGTGTTCACCGGTGAGGTCCGTGACGTCCTCGGTGGTGGTGCAGAAGCAGGTCGGGCAGACCATGGTGCAGTTTCCGCAGGTCAGACAGCGGGCCGCGACGTCGTCCCAGCGCTCGGCTGTGAGCGTCTCGCGCATCAGCATCTGCAGGTCCACCAACGGCATGCTGCGGCCCATGCGATCCGCCGCGTCGGCGACACGCTCACTCGCCGCGGTCCGAGTCGCGGCGTCGGCGGGACCCTGGGGCAGCTCGGCCAGGACCGACGCTCCCTCCTCGCTCCCGATCCGCACCAGGAAGCGGTGGCCGTCGGAATCGAGCACCTCGGTCAGCGCCAGGTCGTAGCCGGGCCCCACGGCCGGCCCGGTCCCCATGGACACGCAGAAGCAGGTGGCACCCGGCTCGGTGCACTCCGCCGCCACCAAGAAGGCCCGCTCACGTCGCCCACGGTACGCCGGGTCGTTGTACTGCCCGCCGGTCAGCACCCGGTCCTGAATTGCGATGGCCCGCAGGTCGCAGGGGCGCACACCGAGGAACGCGTACGACGACGGTGATGTCCGGTCCTCGGTCACCATCAGCTCGCCGTCGGCACCGCGATCGGCGGTCCACTGCCGCTCCCGCGGCGGATGCAGAAACGTCTTCCAGGACTGAGGGCCCGCGCTGTGCGCGAACACGGCGCCGTCCTCGCGGGCACGCAGCCGGTAGACGCCTGCCTCCAACTCGACTCCCCAGCCGTAGGGGAGTTCCGCACCGCCGGAGATCTCGGACAGGACGATCGCCCCGTCGCGGACGGTCGGTCCCACGACCGTACGGCCGCGCCCGGCCAGGACCGTGATCAGCGCGTCCAGGCCGTCCTTGCCGATCACCGCGGCCGTGCCGCCGTCGTCCGCCATCGCCAACCTTCCGACGCTGCCGCCGATGATGCCTTCCCGGCCAGTATGCGCACGGACCTGCTGCCCGGCATGGGCCGACCGGCCCCTGCGTGGTCCAGGTGGCTGTGTCCGACACCCCGTACGGCCCCCGCGCGGACCCGGTACAACTGGCGAGCCTGTCCGGCGGGAAGGGGCAAGCGCGTGAACCTCACTACGCGGATCGCCGTCATCGGCGTCGGGAACGAGTTCCGCCACGACGACGGTGTGGGCTGGGCCGTCGTGGCCCGGCTGGCAGAACGAGCCGCGGAACGGCCACTGCCGAGTGCGACCGCCCTTCTGGTGTGCGACGGTGACCCCGCCCGACTGATCGCCCTGTGGGAAGACGTCGACCTCGCCATCGTGGTGGACGCCGCACATGCACATCCCGGGCATCCCGGTCGGCTACATCGCCTGAAACCGGATGGTGGGCAGCTGTCGCAGACAGGCAGTGCGACGAGTTCCCACGGGCTCGGGCTCGGCGACGCCGTCGAACTCGCCCGTGAACTGGACCGCCTTCCTGGACAACTGGTCGTCTACGCCATCGAGGGAGCCGACAGCAGCCTGGGCACTGGCCTGTCAGCACCCGTCGCAGCCATCGTGGAGCCGCTCACCGAATGGATCGCGGAAGAAATCGCGCTGCACGTGGGTTCTGCCGGCAGCCGATAGGCACGAACTGGCTGCGTGCTACGTGTACGTTCCCTTTCGGGCCGCCATCTCCTACGCCAGAGCGCTTCCGCACCCCGGTCCCCCGGCGCACCCCCGGCCACGCTCCCACAACCCTCAGCCGGCGGATGCACCACACCCACCAGTCCTACGGCCACGGTGACACTCGTCGTCTGCCATCTACCCAAGTCGTTCGCGGACCTGTCGGAGCAGTGTGAAACCGATCCGCTCGCCGACCTGCCTCATCGAGCACGCCGTACCGGGTCCGCGCAGCAAAGCCCGTTCGGCGCTGACGCTTGACTTCGAGCATGGTC harbors:
- a CDS encoding SHOCT domain-containing protein — protein: MFWYGHGGGWGWFAMSVSMVLFWVVIVGIGVLIFRALGRTPEHPHTHVQAGPAPEQLLAERFARGEIDEEEYRRRLTTLRASPPSAKHE
- a CDS encoding Crp/Fnr family transcriptional regulator encodes the protein MTVVRHGFLGALSPGHRERLVTFAHDVSFPGGTRIFDEDGVADRFWIIHSGLVALDVHVPARREAVLETLGEGDLLGWSWLFEPYRWHLGAQARSAVSASEFDAERVRAACEEDPSFGLALTNCVAQVIARRLKATRFRLLDLYGPPDAGES
- a CDS encoding bifunctional acetate--CoA ligase family protein/GNAT family N-acetyltransferase; protein product: MTGIQEAPVHALLGDGTTVRIRQAGSADREEVLRLYREMSPENLRLRFFSANPASAGKAADRVAAGERPGYRALAAEYAGHLVGLAEYEVLPPGSTAEISVAVADGWHRRGVATLLLEHLADAGRTAGVTAFSADALAENHDVLKVFHDLGLRVTSHFDGPEVHCTVELTEDNAYLNAVEIRGRVADVVSLRPLLRPRAVVVIGAGRKPGSVGRAILRNIRTSSYTGLVYAVHPEAGAIAGVHAYRFVADLPQVPDLAVIAIPAASVDGVAEECGTAGVRALLVVSAGLNTHQAAGLMGSCRRHGMRLVGPNCLGLANTEDRVRLDATFAARHPGPGTAGVAVQSGGVGIALLDGLARLGIGVSSFVSLGDKYDVSGNDMLQWWESDGHTDLALLHLESFGNPRAFSRTARRVARVMPVLTVDAGRSEAGRRAAASHTAAAATPTMTRQALFTQAGITATRTIGELLDTAALLHAQPLPAGTKVVVVSNAGGAGVLAADACTDAGLSVPALGADLVDELLGLLPDGATATNPVDVTAAVGEEQLRSCVGLLARHGAVDAVLVTLVPTAVAAATGEDLVRALTSGPEQLPRPVLAVLPAQAARVELLPAADETTVPAYSDAEDAARALAHTAARADWLSRPPSSVPDLPNVETGRARDLVAAYLDGNPEGGWLDPQAIAALLSCYGIPQIPWAWARDEDEAVAAAEPLAGPEGRVVMKAYWPGLLHKSEQHALHLDLHNASQIRAAHRDLVTRFGDRMTGVVIQPLAERGTELFAGVVQDEVFGPLVVFGLGGTATELLADHAARLAPLTELDVNDLLTSPRCSPLLFGYAGRPAADLGALEQLLHRLSRMASDLPQLADADLNPVLAGPHGITTLDARIRLVPRHAHDPYLRRLR
- a CDS encoding FAD/NAD(P)-binding protein; amino-acid sequence: MAYATLTPRPGTVPVPYRVVEREAETPDTATIVLEPVRSTLQPFTPGQFAMVYAFGVGDIPLSVSGIDGHRLTHTVRTVGAVSGALHRLRRGDTVGVRGPFGTGWELPAAVGNDLLVVAGGIGLAPLRPLVRDALATAECYGRLNVLIGARTPHELLYTEDVRGWQSAARVLTTVDRADPLWQGEVGVVTTLLDRAAFGPAASAAFICGPEPMIRATAGELVHRGVDPELIQVSLERNVHCATGHCGHCQLGPLLLCRDGPVVSWSKAQPLLMVREL
- a CDS encoding transposase, with the translated sequence MTNACDLARAFADLVRHRRGHLLGEWIRQAEGCDLRPIRSLANFLRQDFDAVTAGLTLSYSSGVVEGHVCRIKLLRRSVCGRASFALRRARILIPP
- a CDS encoding dsRBD fold-containing protein, with translation MTLHTSTEKPRSKQWSVRLDLFEEGDLTKVHAVLDTGDTTLQSRTSAQRNPNDTPIPEIGDEFAVGRALIDLGNQLLSAGRTDAASGDLAAPG
- a CDS encoding Ni/Fe hydrogenase subunit alpha, coding for MTHRGSRVLKVGSLARVEGEGALYLRMDGGRVAEARLAIYEPPRFFEAFLRGRSYAEPPDITSRVCGICPVAYQMSACRAIEDACGVVVDGQLAALRRLLYCGEWIESQTLHIYLLHAPDFFGCDSAIDLARSRRADIERGLRLKQAGNAILELLGGRAIHPVNVRLGGFHRIPTTTELRPLADRLRRARDDAAQTVRWVAGFEFPDAGCDNDLFALSEPGTYAIESGTPTVMPAPHSACLTPESDRALPTRTFEVHDFGAHVAESQVPHSTALHSLLDNRRHLTGSLARYAISGRWLSPIALQAAHDAGLGDPRQGTVCRNPFRSIIVRAVEVLYAVDEALRIIDAYEPPPHPYVGVPSRAGTGHGATEAPRGLLYHRYTLDSEGTVTDASLVPPTAQNLGAVEEDLRRIVQERLGDGDPTDAELTALCERAVRNHDPCISCSAHFLNLTVERT
- a CDS encoding pyridoxamine 5'-phosphate oxidase family protein, whose protein sequence is MRAHLGDQLVVESPATGATRRDGEIVGLHHEDGTPPYDVRWSDTDAVTLVFPGPDAHVHHVEHGPERDHELYRPGMDEAGAESARTPLGRAPDPGDIGRRVAFERKRQGLTRAEAARLAGMAPAYLAYLEERPADPSVASLIRLAGALGTSVAVLRGGGIDHPPGQGRALVHPRLRDLGPDECRARLATHGVGRVAVSTPDGPAVIPVNYEVIDDAIVFRTAPDSVPAAAVGTDVAFEVDHVDEAMSQGWSVLVVGPARVVTEPDAVRRLAVRAHSKPWAGGEREMWVSIRPTRLTGRRISPADQ
- a CDS encoding oxidoreductase; its protein translation is MTASDRPKLAVWKFASCDGCQLTLLDCEDELLGIAERVEISHFLEASSADAPGPYDLSLIEGSVTTQQDVDRAQHIRAVSKRLVTIGACATAGGVQALRNYADVADFQAAVYARPDYIETLATSTPISAHVPVDFELRGCPIDRGQLVEVITAYLAERRPDVPAHSVCFECKQRGTVCVTVAHGTPCLGPVTHAGCGAICPAYGRGCYGCFGPSNSTNFPSFIPLLRRDGMDTLDVVRVLRTFNTAAPEFDTASRKELEE